One Pseudomonas abieticivorans genomic region harbors:
- a CDS encoding beta-galactosidase, translated as MWRKPIVWVPLLLVAAISAASLQWSTKAEAQTTLRGPRAVVWKDFLGVNAQFQYYDSSVYNKQMDNLDALGLNWVRLTTHWAMLEPEQAVYNLTALDGAMTAMASHKYNILAYMVGSAPFATSAPAGASNTDQYPPSDFNVYAERMVMLAKRYPQVGTWQVWNEPNIIWRPKEDPVAYGNLLFTTADAIRAALPGKPVATAGMAYYSQMRSTDGLMLSTLLSQGLASKNIIAAYHPYSEYPEGDDISAQDFLTRANYLNSVLHAKGVQQVWATEWGWSSYAGPVEMQKLIGTDGQADFTLRRLAMMSAMDFQRIFLFNLADLDARASPRDQYYGLLDLDGNPKPVYNALQNFLKVSGPRLEPADGPALSGAPDDLFSVAWTRNDGTHLWLFWSASGTSVTLPGVTTAALFNPLTGSRSDLANEKGINVPVKSSLQMLVW; from the coding sequence ATGTGGCGAAAACCGATCGTGTGGGTACCGTTACTGCTGGTCGCGGCGATCAGCGCCGCCAGCCTGCAATGGAGCACCAAGGCCGAGGCCCAGACCACCCTGCGCGGGCCGCGCGCGGTGGTCTGGAAAGACTTTCTGGGGGTCAACGCGCAGTTTCAGTATTACGACAGCAGCGTCTACAACAAGCAGATGGACAACCTCGACGCCCTGGGCCTGAACTGGGTACGGCTGACCACCCATTGGGCCATGCTGGAACCTGAACAAGCGGTGTACAACCTGACCGCGCTGGATGGTGCGATGACTGCCATGGCCAGCCACAAGTACAACATCCTGGCCTACATGGTCGGTTCGGCGCCCTTTGCCACCAGCGCGCCGGCCGGGGCCAGCAACACTGACCAATATCCGCCCAGCGATTTCAACGTGTATGCCGAACGCATGGTCATGCTTGCCAAACGCTACCCCCAGGTAGGTACTTGGCAAGTGTGGAATGAACCCAACATCATCTGGCGGCCCAAGGAAGATCCCGTGGCGTACGGCAACCTGCTGTTCACCACCGCCGACGCCATTCGTGCGGCACTGCCCGGCAAACCGGTGGCCACCGCAGGCATGGCCTACTACAGCCAGATGCGCAGCACCGACGGGCTGATGCTGTCGACCCTGCTGAGCCAAGGGCTGGCAAGCAAGAACATCATCGCCGCCTATCACCCCTACTCCGAATACCCCGAGGGCGACGACATCAGCGCCCAAGACTTCCTGACCCGGGCCAACTACCTCAACAGCGTGTTGCACGCCAAGGGCGTGCAGCAGGTATGGGCCACCGAATGGGGCTGGTCGAGCTACGCAGGCCCCGTGGAAATGCAAAAACTGATCGGTACCGACGGCCAGGCTGATTTCACCTTGCGCCGCCTGGCCATGATGAGTGCCATGGACTTCCAGCGCATCTTCCTGTTCAACCTGGCTGACCTGGATGCACGCGCCAGCCCGCGCGACCAGTACTACGGCCTGCTGGACCTGGACGGCAACCCGAAGCCGGTCTACAACGCGTTGCAAAACTTCCTCAAGGTGAGCGGCCCGCGCCTGGAGCCAGCCGATGGCCCGGCGCTGAGCGGCGCACCGGACGACCTGTTCAGCGTGGCCTGGACCCGCAACGACGGCACGCACTTGTGGCTGTTCTGGAGTGCCAGCGGCACATCGGTGACACTGCCCGGCGTGACGACTGCCGCGCTGTTCAATCCGCTGACCGGCAGCCGCAGCGACCTGGC